Genomic DNA from Desulfurivibrio alkaliphilus AHT 2:
ATGGGTGCCGGTATCCAGCCAGGCATAACCCCGGCCCATGATCTCCACGGCCAGACTGCCCTGTTCCAGGTAGAGCCGGTTAAGATCGGTAATCTCCAACTCGCCCCGGGGCGAAGGTTTATTCTGCCTGGCCAACTCCACCACCTGGTGGTCGTAAAAATAGAGCCCGGTCACGGCATACCTGGATTTCGGCCGCTGCGGCTTCTCTTCCAGCGACAGCACCTTGCCGTCGGCGTCGAACTCGGCCACCCCGTATCGTTGGGGGTCGTTAACGTGGTAGGCAAAAATGGTGGCCCCGTGCTCCCGCCGCATGGCATTGGCAAGCAGCACGTGCAGATCATGACCATAGAAGATGTTGTCCCCCAGCACCAGGGCCGCAGGCTCACCGGCAAGAAACTGCTCGCCGATGATAAAAGCCTGGGCCAACCCGTCCGGGCTGGGTTGCACCGCGTATTGTAAATTGACCCCCCAGGCGCTGCCATCGCCGAGCAGTTTCTGACCCCATTTCTCCCTGCAGTCACCCATGACCGGCACCGGGTGTCGCGCCAATCCTTAAAATATCGTTTGCGGGAGAGTGTCTTTTGTTACTCGACCACCTCGTTGATCACCAATGGTCGCGGCACAATACAGTGGGAGGAATTGGAGTTTCTGGTCGGATAGTTCGTTGCTCGTTCCGCCATAAAGGACCAATCCTTGCGGACAATTATGATATTTTTCAAGCATAAGGTGCATGCTTCGCAGGCTCCCGCCGGCTCCGGATTTAACCTCTACCGGGTAAATATTTCCTTGCCGCACAACGAGAAAATCCACCTCGGCACTACTGCCACGGGCCTCCCGAGCCCAATAAAACAACTCTGATCCATGCCAGGCCAGCAGTTCCTGGGCAACAAATTGTTCCGCTAGTTTTCCACGGTACATGGCCAGAAGATTTTCCTGCTGTAATTCCAGTTCAACCGGCACCTGACAGAGTCTCTGCATAAGCCCTATGTCGAGCATGGATGCCTTGAATTTTTTTGGATTGGCAGTTGCGCCTAATGGCAATCCGCTTGGGTCACAGGCCGGAATTTTATGAATGACCTTCGCCTTGGCCAGCAGATCAAACGCTTTGTGATTCATCTGGCTTGAATGCCCATCATTGAGACGGGAATATTTTAATTGCTCTCCAATATGCTTTGCCACGCCCAAAAAAACCGCATCCAGGCAGCTTGTGTTGATATGGGGGGTGTATTTGGAAAAGTCATCGCGATACGAGTCCAGAATCTCTGATTGAACTTGAAAGGTTTCAACCATGGAACCGGTGTCACGATAGGTCTTGACACATTCAGGCATGCCGCCAACAAAGAAATAGCCCCGCAATTCCCCGAGAATGATTTCCTGGATAGACCGTGCAACATCATCCTGCTGACTCAGGGTGTATTCCGCCATCCGCTCTTTGCCCATTGCCAGCAGATATTCGTAAAATGTCATCGGATGCATGTGCAGATACTGAACGCGACCGACCGGCACGGATATCTCGCCAAAGGCAAACTCCAGCAATGAACCGGCAGCAACAACATGGAGATCGGGCATCTCTTCATGAAAATAACGTAATGCCATCAGTGCTCGCGGGCAGGCCTGAATCTCATCAAGGAAAACAAGCGTCTGACCGGGAATGATTCGACCGGCGGTCAATTCAAGATGGTTCAGTAACGACCGAGGCTCAAGATTTTCAGAGAAATGCGGGTGCAGGTCGCGGCGTTTTTCCAGATCTATTTTGACAAAGCTCTTAAATTGTTTCGCGAGAACATTCTCGACAAGCCATGTTTTACCAACCTGGCGCGCTCCACGAATTATCAGCGGCTTACGACGCGGCGAATCTTTCCAGCCTGCAATCTGTTTTTCCGCCAATCGTTTCATGCAAGATTCTCCTTTACGCCGGATGGTGTTGTAACAGAGTTTGAGCCAAATCAAACTGCACAATACGCCAGGTAATATAAAAAATCAAGGCTATTTGGGCTTTTCCAGCGTTAAAAGTCGGGGTTTTAAACAGTGGGGAACAGTGGGGGGATGGACTGAAAGCGCCGGTCAAAGCCGGTAAAACCCTACTCCACGGTTACGCTTTTGGCCAGGTTGCGGGGCATGTCCACGTCGTTGCCCAGGCGGGTGGCTACTTCCAGGGCCAGGAGTTGGACCGCCGTCAGCATGGTGAAGAATTCCAGCATGGGGTGGTCGTGGGCGGGGATGCGGATCAGGTCGAAAGAGCTGTTCAGCTACCCGGAGTTTGTCCGGCAGCTTATCGAAGGCTTTACCTCGCCGGAGATTGCCCGGATCATGGATTTTTCCACCCTCAAACTGCATAGCGGTCATTACATAACGCCTTTTACCAGCACCTGCTGAAAACCGGGCAGGCCATCGAGCGGATTGTAGCCATTATCCAGGCGGACCCCAATCGTAAACGCATCGACAAACTGGTCACCCGCTGGCTCAAGCGGCACCTGCACCACTTGGGGGTGGATATCAACCTGGACAAGGTTAACAGCTTATTGGAGGACAAAGATATGCTGGCAGAAAACCTGGAAAACATGGTTAAAAGGGAACGGTCGAAAGGCCACCGGAAAGGTATCAAGGAAGGCATGGCCCAAGGCGTTGCCCAAGGTACCAAGCAGACCCTGCGCAAGCTAATCCAGCTCAAATTCGGCTCCCTGCCTGGCTGGGCCGAAAAACGGATTGAGAAGGCCGGTGCGCAAAAACTGGAAGCCTGGACCGGAAACATTCTGCAAGCCAACAGCCTGGAAGAACTACTGGGTGAGCAATAACCGGTTAATTCCCCGCTCCAGCAAACTCAGCCCTCGCCGCCAGGCCCGCCAAGCTCCGGCCACCGCTGTTTTCCTGCACCCACTGGGCGATGGGCTTTACCCGGTTGGGCCAGCTCAGGGTTTGCAGCAGTTCGGGGGTGGGCGGGGCGATGGGGGTGGGGTTTTGCAGCAGGCGGGCAACTTGGTTGGCCAGGTCGGCTTCGTCGCCTTTGCGGAAGTAGTGGAACTGGGG
This window encodes:
- a CDS encoding Rpn family recombination-promoting nuclease/putative transposase, translating into MGWSWAGMRIRSKELFSYPEFVRQLIEGFTSPEIARIMDFSTLKLHSGHYITPFTSTC
- a CDS encoding ATP-binding protein, with product MKRLAEKQIAGWKDSPRRKPLIIRGARQVGKTWLVENVLAKQFKSFVKIDLEKRRDLHPHFSENLEPRSLLNHLELTAGRIIPGQTLVFLDEIQACPRALMALRYFHEEMPDLHVVAAGSLLEFAFGEISVPVGRVQYLHMHPMTFYEYLLAMGKERMAEYTLSQQDDVARSIQEIILGELRGYFFVGGMPECVKTYRDTGSMVETFQVQSEILDSYRDDFSKYTPHINTSCLDAVFLGVAKHIGEQLKYSRLNDGHSSQMNHKAFDLLAKAKVIHKIPACDPSGLPLGATANPKKFKASMLDIGLMQRLCQVPVELELQQENLLAMYRGKLAEQFVAQELLAWHGSELFYWAREARGSSAEVDFLVVRQGNIYPVEVKSGAGGSLRSMHLMLEKYHNCPQGLVLYGGTSNELSDQKLQFLPLYCAATIGDQRGGRVTKDTLPQTIF